A region of the Fusobacteria bacterium ZRK30 genome:
TTAACTCTCATTCCGATTCCTGCAAGTGCTATTATCTCAAATTTAGAACTTATAGAATGGAATATATTTGAAAGATCTCCATTGAATACTCCTAAAGTTTTTAGAGTTGTAAAAATGAAAAATCCAGTGATATACCAAGGTATGTTTAATTTTTTAAATCCTCTTTTTTTAGTTTCTTCTAAAGTAGTTTCATTTACTTCAACTTCAACTTCAATTTCTACTTCTTTCTCAATCTTAGCTAACTTACTATCTTTTGCAACTTTTTTACCTAAATAACTTACTAATACTACTATGAAGATAATTCTTATTATCTTAAAGATTGTAGCTAACTGTAATACTTCATTATTAACTAATTGACCTGCACCAATAACTTGACCTACCGATTGAAGAATACCCCCTATAAGAGCAGAAGTCATAACTGTGTCTCCATGAAATATTACTCTAGAAGTAAAAGGAAGTAAAAACATTAATACCGTTCCAACTAAGTTTACTATTGTAATAGATATTCCAAGATCATTTTGTTCAGGTTTAACAACTGGAGAAACTGCTCCGATTGCCGATGATCCACATACTGCGTTTCCACTACCCATTAGGTATGTAAATTTCTTCTTAAATTTCATCTTTTTTCCAATCCAGACAGAAGCTGCTACAGTTATCATCATCTGAATGATAATAAAACTTACACCTTTAACTCCAACACTGAAAACACTATAGATATTTAATGTTCCTCCTAAAAGAACTATAGAATAAGATAATAGGTTTGATTCTGAAAAAACAGATCCAGCAGCAAATTTCTCACTTTTAACTAACGTGTTTCCAAGAATAATTCCAAGTATAATTGCAAAACTGGCTCCTCCTAATTTAGGAAATATACCACCTAAAACAGTTCCAATATATGCAATAATAGAACAAACAATAAATCCTGGTATAATTTTTTTAATATTCATAATCTTTCACTCCTTTTATTAATATAGCTTTATTTTAAGCTGATTTTAACGATAAGTAAAATACTAATTATTGATCTTTACAATAGGCTATAACCTATGATCAAAAAAAAATAAACCTCATTAGGACTAAAAGTACAGATGCTTCGTAAGTTCTCATAGTGATTATTTGACTAACAAAACCACAAAGGTTTCTGCTCCTATGAGACTAAAAAAGGAACTGTTTATTTTAAATCTGGAAGAGATTGGAAGAAGGCAGCCACCGGATCTACTGTCTACGGCTATATAATTTATAAAGATTATAAATTTGAAAAACCCTATACTTATTAAGTAGGGATAATTTATGAATTATTCTAAGAAAAATACAAATTGAGGTGATTATAATGGAATATACAGCAAATTTAAGAGTGGACCTGAAAGAAATAAAAATAATCAGGACATTGATAGAGGTTGAGATAAATAGTAATAAATTGTTAAAACAATTATTAAAGAAAGTACAACTTGGAGAGATCAATATTTTAGAAGACTCATTAGAAATTTTGATAAAAAAAAAGGAAGTACTAACCTTTTTAGTTAATACTTCCTTTTTATTTCTTTAATTATCATAAAAATGATTTTTGCAACATTTTATCCTGTTGTGTTGTATTTATTTATATTATTGAAGTTATTTTAAACTTTTGTAATACTTCAAAAGTAATTTAATAATAGCCACTTTTTACCCATCTTTTATTTTCATCATTAGCATCATAGAATGATAATAATTCTCTGTGAGCATTGATGTAGGCCTCTTTTTTAGAATCAGCTATACATAAAGAACTCACATAAGGTGCTGCTTGTTCACTACCCTGATAGTGATGAGAACATGAATGATGATATCTTCCATATTCATCTTTTTCAATTTTTACCCCTATTCTTTGAGTATCAATATATACAATAAATTCTTCAATAAATTTATAACTTTGTACAGTTTCTTTGTCACTAAATATTTCTAAAAATTCTTTCATTACTT
Encoded here:
- a CDS encoding YeiH family protein encodes the protein MNIKKIIPGFIVCSIIAYIGTVLGGIFPKLGGASFAIILGIILGNTLVKSEKFAAGSVFSESNLLSYSIVLLGGTLNIYSVFSVGVKGVSFIIIQMMITVAASVWIGKKMKFKKKFTYLMGSGNAVCGSSAIGAVSPVVKPEQNDLGISITIVNLVGTVLMFLLPFTSRVIFHGDTVMTSALIGGILQSVGQVIGAGQLVNNEVLQLATIFKIIRIIFIVVLVSYLGKKVAKDSKLAKIEKEVEIEVEVEVNETTLEETKKRGFKKLNIPWYITGFFIFTTLKTLGVFNGDLSNIFHSISSKFEIIALAGIGMRVKFSTLFSQGPKALTYGLIIGVVQVVAAVALIELMYGLSF